The DNA window tataataattaattatttaattaataatataaacatttgtatttgaattttaaacaaactattgaatttaaatgatgtatatttaattatatatcttgattaatacaataaattaaatgattaatacaattgatacactttgattttaatttttttaataaatattagatTATTTCGAAAATAATTTCTGAAAAATCTCAGGTTAAATATTGGGATATTTTGCAAATACATCTTTGAAAACACCCtatttcaaagatgcatctccaaattctttagataaaaaaaattgtgcCAAAGGcccataaaaaaatataaaagtgaaAAAAGAAATTCTCTAACATTGCATAAATAATAAGCACACATGAAATATTATTATTGTAGCATAACAAACAAGTAACACAAGCACAAACAACTCGAGTTTCACATAACAACAATAAACTCCTTACTTAAAGAATTCCATAACCCAAAAGTTGCGAATACAACATTCATATCTGATGCCACTAAATCCAACTCTTGTTGCCAAATCTTCAAATTCTTGCTTAGTTCGTTCTTTTCCACCTGGATTTTGAGTCATCATCAACACATCCAATTGAGAGGTAGACTTCGAAGCATATCCATTTTCAGGTATAATAGGAAGAAGTGCCTCCAAAACAATCACCTTTCCATCATCAAGAATAGCATCATAACAATTCTTCAAAAGCTTTAAGCAATGCTCATCGCTCCAATCATGAAGTATCCActataaaatttatatacaaattcatcatgtcattttaaaaattaaaaaaaatgtaacatTATATTCTAACTATGTAGCACCAACACTTCTTAAAGAAAGTTTGTCTATGTCCGTGTCGGTATCAGACATTTACATCGATATTtgtgattatatttaatttattcattttattaaaattattaataatatcgTCAAGCCAATGTCAAGATCTTTTATGGTTGCCCATGTTTCTTAGTATTCTAATGACATGAAATCATGaataattcatatatatattcacCCACCTTCATAAAGATAGCATCTCCTTTGGGCACACTTTCAAACATATCTCCACCAATATGTTCAACTCCTATCAACATCAAGTAGATTTACCATTACCAACTCTTACACTATATTGCATATTGAGTTTAACAATTTTCTTCATTATTATAAACAACATGTAAAAGGTCATACCTGGATAAGAAGGAGCATGTTCTATTACATGAGGCAAGTCGAAATTAATACCCTTAATGCGAGGATATTTGGAAGTGACTAAGTTAATGTTGACCCCAAGACCACCTCCAACATCCACAAGCTTTTTTACATTATCAAAACCTTTGTAGCATTCAAGAATCTTCTTCATAACTACTTTGGTATGATTGATCATACCTGTATTAAAAACTTGATTAAACCTTGAGTCCAAACTTGGATAATCAAATGCATGTGTGCCATAAACTCTGTCGAATGGTACACCCCCTTCTCGAATTCCATTTTTAAGCTCGGGCCTAAGAAtgaataaacatttttttaactaATTAGTTTTCTTATAAATTAAATGAAGAAACTAACTCTCgggattgaaaaaaaattatagtgaAAGTTGATCTAGCAAATAATTTGTCGTTGCAAAATAATATTTTGATAGATGTAAAATTTATACAGAAATAGAAGGTAAACGGACAACAATTGCTGAGAACTGACCAACTAGCTAAGAAGACTTTATCTTGAATTAAAGCCAATAAGGGTCCTAACGAAACACCATCAGAATCACGAGCGAAGAATCTAGCAACAGGAGCCATACTATAAAGTCTACGAAATGATCCATGCTTTTGTTCATCTTGAAAAACCAAACACTTCAATATAGAATGAGATGCAAGAAGAGCAAGGATCCGATCCAACATTTTGGGAGCATCTAGATTAGTACATGAGAGACGAGACGCTATCTCATCGGCGGAGAGTTGAGCATCTCTACCAGCTTTTAGCAACACATCAAAAACACCAAGCTCGGCTGCAGATTGAAGTGCCAGTGGTAGCACAATAGAGGTGCTAAGGTGCATAGCATATGAGAAACTTTCTTCATCTTCTAACTCTTTTTCTGCTTCTGATTTTCTCTCTTTGTTCTCATTCAAATCTATTTCATTGGAAATGTTTGACATCTCTGAACCTTGAGGAATCAAATGACCTACGAGAACTGTATTTAATAAGATCTAAACCAACACCAACAACTTGTCCTTTTTTTTAAGAAAGCTATTTATAAAGACATTATTGATGTTGTTTTGTCATCCCCACTAATTTCTACTCATTTTTTATCCAACGTTttgcatttgattttttttttaatagcaaATTAATGCATGTGGATCTGTTGTTAATAACTTTATTGGTGTGATGTACCTTCTTTCATTTATAAAAAAGTGTTTGTTATATATAATATTGTTTTGAGTTTAAAAATTAGCGAGACTTGTTTATGTGAGTGGGATGatcttttaaaatatcaaaagatAATGTACTAgaacaatttttataatattagttAGAGTTTGAAGAATAAGTAACTATATTAGATAATTAAACGTTTACAAAAGAATATTAAAGTTAGTTAAAGTAGTTTTAAAGATGAACAAAAGCTTtgactttaaaaaaaatagtaaaagaactgttatatatatatatatatatatatatatatatatatatatatatatatatatatatatatatatatatatatatatatatatatatatatatatatatatatatatatatatatatatatatatatatatatatatatatatataaaaggatggatatatttactccaagagtaagtgtagaaGACTTACACCAAATCTTAactattgattttcattaatctaacgttttaatttatgaaatatttttttaatataaaaaattaatcaaagccgttagattaatgataatcattggttaagatttggagtaagtcttcaacacttactcttgcaGTAAATATATCCATCATATTAAAAAAAGAAGTATATCATTCTACCCAAATTACCCTTTCTATTCCAACAATTTACAAAGAAAAAAGGACTGAATTGTCTTTTCATAATCCAACCATTTTATTCAACTTCCAAACAATTCAAAATGCAACACATGTTCCtcaatctttcacatttcaaattatcattttgcttttctctctccaatattttcacttttatcTTAATTTTGACAATTTCTCATCCCATCCCATGAGTCTCTTATGCACCACCGAATTGACCAAAATGCCttcgtgcttccgtagatgcacgtCCGGAAGcatcacttttttcaaaaaaattagtttttttccgtagatgcatctaccgaagcgttaaaacatagtgaaatttgggatttttccaattaattgagaTAATCAGAATGTtctgtagatacatctacggaacactcttTTCAAACCCTTCCTCCTGTAGATGTAACTACGGAAGATTTCATGAACTTCGCTTCCGTAGGGAAACTTGAGATTTTTTCActtaattgagaaaatctcaaattaagttacaaattaattgagaaaatttcaaattaatttctcaattaattgggaaaatctcaaattaattaagttcattAAATCTTCCGTAGATGTTCATGAAATCTTTAGTAGTTACATCTACGGAAGagtttgaaaagagagtgttccatagatgtatctacgaaacaTTCAGATgatttcactatgttttaacgcttccgtagatgcatctacgaaacaaaactaaatttttcaaaaaaatagagtgatttcggaagtgcatctacggaagcaggggGCAAAAATAAAATTTCGCGCAGTGTGTAAGAGATCTATGGGGTGCATCGAGATATTGTCTTAATtttctctctctcaattttctattttattttttattttttaaacataaataaattaataattttaataaattaaattaacataattattaaaaatattattttcaaatgtcaaaattattcataattattaaaaaaaattaaatgtcaaaatttctacttttctcagtgatcactatcaacaaaatacctattttattttagttaacatatatatttatttgaaacacaaaattcttattttcaaatgtcaatatttctattttctcactaggaaatatcagcaaaatacatattttattttaattaacaattgtttttatttgagacacaaaattcttatttttaaatgtcaaaatatttatttttctcacggggcgctatcaataaaatatctacatgcttatttaaataaaatttacatcgtattaaataaatttgtaacgGAACACGATCAGTTAAATTCacgcaatttttttatttataaatattgctttcaatatgcatttgaGTATAAAACCATCATACAAATTCATTTTAACCTATGTAAATGCATGAATATCATTATGctttatacaattatatttatcatttaatattataaatatctaaacaaattatttatatatatatatatatatatatatatatatatatatatatatatatatatatatatatatatatataatattaaataactgTACTTGTGCGACAACACGGGTGATTtactagtgtgtgtgtgtgtgtgtatatatatatatatatatatatatatatatatatatatatatatatatatatatatatttgtaacttattttcgtttataaaaataattgtatcaacagttgactttttctcgtttataaaaataattgtaagtTATtcacatttataaaaataagggttaaatatacaaaacccaTGTAATATTAGCGAGATTTAAAACCCCCCTCGCAATTTCTTCATATACACCACTATTGCCACATTGTAGTAAATATTTCCTCTGACTTCCAGTGTGACAGTCCACATGGTATTTTTTTAAATCCatgtcatattttattttatcttttattttttaaggaatatatatatatatatatatatatatatatatatatatatatatatatatatatatatatatatatatatatatatatatatatatatatatattgattaacatttttcattttttaaagttaagaaattatttgaacaaaaatttattataaactTTGTTGGGCTTACGACCTATTTACTCTAGGCCTGCTTTCAACTTAATAAACCAAGTGATTGTTTGCTTTATGAACACTAATTTTGTCTATGTAAAAATCGATGTAG is part of the Vicia villosa cultivar HV-30 ecotype Madison, WI linkage group LG2, Vvil1.0, whole genome shotgun sequence genome and encodes:
- the LOC131645933 gene encoding cathecol O-methyltransferase 1-like; the encoded protein is MSNISNEIDLNENKERKSEAEKELEDEESFSYAMHLSTSIVLPLALQSAAELGVFDVLLKAGRDAQLSADEIASRLSCTNLDAPKMLDRILALLASHSILKCLVFQDEQKHGSFRRLYSMAPVARFFARDSDGVSLGPLLALIQDKVFLASWPELKNGIREGGVPFDRVYGTHAFDYPSLDSRFNQVFNTGMINHTKVVMKKILECYKGFDNVKKLVDVGGGLGVNINLVTSKYPRIKGINFDLPHVIEHAPSYPGVEHIGGDMFESVPKGDAIFMKWILHDWSDEHCLKLLKNCYDAILDDGKVIVLEALLPIIPENGYASKSTSQLDVLMMTQNPGGKERTKQEFEDLATRVGFSGIRYECCIRNFWVMEFFK